GTGCCCGCACGCCGATGCAAAGTGGATCGGGGTCCGGCCTTTGAAATCCCGACACAGAACAAAGGCATCGTGGTCCAGTAGGGCAGCCAGGCAGTCCTCACAGCCCGTCACAGCCTGTGGCCAGGAAAGAGGACCAGGAGGTCAGATCTTAGCGTTCAACCACATAGCAACAGAAATATCCCCTTCTTCTACAGCTTCCTTCTCAAATGCTGCATCTTAGGAAGGGAAAATGGGCTCTTTCACTGAGGACTCTTGCAACAAAAGAAACCACCCGCTTGCCCTCCAAGCAGCCTCCACTCAGGAGGACGAGCAGAAGCTGCAGGGCTCCAGGCTCACCCCAGTCCGAGGGATGCACTCACCCCTCGGTGCAGGGCAGTCCTTCCCCTCTTGTCTGCTGCATCGGCTGTGGATCCCTTCTCCAGCAGGAGGTGGACACAGTCAACGTGGCCATTCATAATTGCCAGCATCAGTGGGGTTCTGCAGCgggaaaaggcagcagggaggagagtgGGCTTGGAAATCAGCTGGGTTCAAGTATTgccctctctcccctgccccagcctcccTGCAAGTGGTCTGACCCCGTGCCACACAGATCCTGAGAGAAACATCCAGACAAACTCACTGGCCGTGGATGTCCATGACGTCGGTGATGTCTGCCCGCTCCCCGCTGTCTATCAGGAGGTGCAGGGAATCAGTGTTCCCGTTGGCAGCTGCAGACAATGCATGAGGAAAGGAGGAGTCACACACACGTACAGATGGGTCCCCTCCTTCCAGACACCACCACAAACCAAAGGAAGAGGCTCGtgcccagcagccaggcacACGTGGCTGAGCAAATTCGTTATGTGGTTGCTAGGCTACAGGATTGATTAGCATGTGCACAGGCTGAGCTGAAGACACGTGTgtgcagaagctgctggtgTCTTCTCTCCCACCCACTGCTGAGCCACTTGGACCCTCAGCTTCTACTGGCACATCATAGCAGGCTGCACTGGGTCCATCCTGCCTCTAAGCATCATCCCGAGCTACaaccccctccctctccccaaatAGCATCCGGGTGAACGGGCATCCTTGGCAGCAGTGGCACCGACAGCTGGAAGGGCTCTGGACACATTCCCTTGCTGCCCCCAGCCATCTCCAGCCCCGTCTGCCCTCTGTCACCTGCAGCGTGGAGAGGGGTCcacttcctcttcctctccttcaccAGAGCGGATGCGCCGTGGCTGGTGAGCACCTCCACACACTCCGTGGAGCCTCTCTCCGTGGCGAGGTACAGCGCTGTCCGCCCCTTGTGGTCCCGCACGTCGAGGTTCACGAGGGTTTCGGCAAGTGTCTTTAGGGCTTCACAGTGACCATTATAGGCCTGAGGACCAAGCAAACCACATTAAAGCAGTGCCTGGAGAGGCTATATCCAGAAGTCCCCCACCGGGACAATTCCTGCCCCTGGGTTCCTCCAGCCAGATGGGCTCCTGCCCAGCCATTGCCTCTTGTTTGCACTTGGGTCCCACACAAAGCCCTTGCCCACTCCCACCCCTGCCCACACTCAGACAAGGGAGGTGGCTCCCAACAGCAGCAACCAGAAAACCCTGGAAAGAGCAAGGAGTTTAACATACAAATCAAAGGGACTTTGACTGACAGCCTGTGGGGAAAGCTGTTCCCCAGCCGCCGGcgcctttcctcctctgccccgCTCAGCACCGACAGCTGCAGGGACCCAGCCCGTGCTGCCCAGGAGCGGGCACCTCTCCAGGGCTCAGCGTGAACCCCGCATGGAGCCAAGTGCCCTCCGCAATCCTGGGGTTGGGCCAGATGTACTTACAGCTAAGTGCAAAGGGCTGACTGGAATGGTGCTTTCCACATCCTCCAGGCAGTTAAAAGACATTTCCAGGAGCTGCAACAGCAACAACACAAAACCATAACTGATCCCGGACTCACAGAGGCTTTGATGGACAACCTGTCCACCAGCAGGCTGCAGAGGGGGTTAGAAAACCAGCTCATCTGCTCCAGAATGATTTAAACTTCAGGAGAGGACCTTCCTTAACCTGGCTTTGGGCCCTGCACAGTCCCATCAAATCCCTGCTATCCCGAAGCCTCCCCACTACTCATATGACTTCCTATGCCCACAAGGCTGCAAGCTTACCCTGTAACAATGCAGGCATTTCAGACAGTTACAAGGCATTTTCTGTACTGCAAGAGCTCTTCCTTGGCACAGGTCTCCAGGCTTCCTTTTAAAAGCCCAACCTTGCTCTATTGCCAGGGGTTTAAGCAAGCCATCCATACATCCCCCTGTACCAGGTAACAAAGTTCCTTTCTTCCAGGCATCTCACTCAGGCCCAGTTCTTTCCTCTGTGGTATTCCCAGCACAACAGCTCCCCGAGCCCCCATGCTTTTTAATCAAACCATTCTCCCTTCCTCCCGGACACACCCTGACACTGTAGCGCCTACAACACACACAGTCCTTTAGCCACGCCTGGACACCATCGGGctttcccccttctcctggcAGCACAGAGGGTTTTCTCCAGCTCACTCACCAGTTCGAGGTTCTGCCTGTTGCCGTACGCAGCTGCATAGTGGACAGCAGTATATCCCTGCTTGTCCCGGAGGGATGGGTCAGCACCATTATCCAGCAAGAACTCTAAACAACTGTAACGAGCAAGAAAAAGGGGAGATCAAGAAAAAGGGGAGATCAAGAAAAAGGGGAGATCAAGAAAAAGGGGAGATCAAGAAAAAGGGGAGATCAAGAAAAAGGGGAGATCAAGAAAAAGGGGAGATTGGAGAGGCAGAGCTTTGCAGGGAACCCCCCCAATTCATCTCAGAGCAGACGTCGTACTAATCCTCTCAAGACACGGAGCGCATGCAAAGCCCACTGAAGTGAGGACCAGGAAGCGATGGCCAGGCTTGCCTCGAGAATCAAATCAGCAGATGTTTCCTCCAAGGCATCACTGCTCAGTTCAGCGTAAGCAGAAGCAAGGTATTTCTAGTGACTGCATGCAGGGGTCCAGGGAAGGGGTAAACAACAAACAACTGCCAGATGGGGCTGTGGCGTGGACTCACAAGAATGCCTCCTTCAGCCTGGACTCCTTCAGTGGCTCCTCATCAGTGTCATGGCTGTTTCCTGAATGAGTCTCTGCTCTGAAAAGTCAGAGACCTGCATCAGTTTGCTGATTACCCCCTCCCACCCACGCTCCTCAAAGCGCTCCCTCTTCACAAACTACTGagcaccagctgcaggcaggtggCCAGGGAACAGCAGAGCATCACCACCCAGCAGTGAGCCATCgtctccagccccagcagcgaAGAGCACGCACCCCCAAGACACTCACCTCCTGTACGTGTCCGAAGCAGCAGCATAGTGTAAGGCGGTACAGCCTTTACAGTCAGCCTCATTAATACTGGCTCCTGCCGTGACCAGTGTCACCGTACACTGATAGCTGCCGTTGGCAGCTGCGTAGTGCAGTGGAGtcctgggaagggggaaaggagacAGGACCTTAGCAGCGCTGCCTGTCACACAGATGGAGAAACTCGCCTGGCACCAAGGCAAGACCCAGGAGCCAGCCACCCTcccctgctgctgagctgcaccCTGCTCTGGCTCAAGGGTTTGGGTCAGCAGCTCCTTCTGAAGAGGCAGAGCTGGACGCCTTGGGGCGAGAGGGGGTGGAGGAAGCAGCTTTAGACACCAAACGCAGCAAAGGTCTTAGGAATGTCTCAACCCAAACCCAGGCTTGGTGCGGCTCCAGCTGTTTTAGGGCTGGAATAATCACCCTTGCTCCCTTGCAAGGCCCACAGCACACTTACCTTCCAAATTTATCTCTCCTCCTCAAGTCAGCACCGCTGCTCAACAGCAAATTAAGACATTCAACATTCCTACAGGAGGTAGGGAGATGAGTTAGACACAGATCAGAAGAGACCACAGCAGGAACACAAACTCCTCCTAGTTGCAGACAAAACAGCTATGCTTCTCACCTGCACAGCCTGGAAATGCCAAAGCTCAGTTCAGTCTGTCATCTTTGGGCAGCATATGAGCTGCAGCCACGGCTGGATGCTGCATACACAAAGCTCTTGCCTGCTCTCCAGTGAAATAACCCTTCGTGCTTCCTGCCTTACCAGTGCTATCCTACACTGCATGGAGCTCTCAAACAACCAGGCAATTATAGAGAGACATCAGCCATGGCATTAGTGCAGCTGAGGCACTGGGTTTTatgctacaaaaaaaatctaggatTTCTGGCTTCTGCGTCAGTGCATTGCTCCCACCGCTCAGGCAGGGTAACATCACTGTGATGCCGAAGGATGGCTCCATAACTGGCTCTCAAGCATCACGCAGACATAACAGAAATGAGGTCCTTGACAGGACTCTACACCTCTGCTACTACCAAATGCCGCAGCCGCATTCGCTCTCAACACACCGCGTGAAATCAAACTCCCTGGCAAACAATACGAGGCATTTACACAGCCAGCtaaatccctgctgcttttcaggcATCAGCTTGTGAGCCCTTTACGAAACCCCAGCCAAGGAAGCATTTTAGCCCCATTTTAAAGAAGAGTAAAcagccatggaggggagcaACTGGGCTGAGTCACAGagtcagcagcagaagagggcCAAAAGGTTCCCATTTTCATTCCTGCTCTAAACACAGGTCTCCATTCTCTCTCAGAGCCAGGAACATCACCGAGGGGTCTGACTCCCAAACCTGACCAAAGCACTGCACTGGGCTGCCCATGCTGTAGCTCACGGGCGGAGAAAAGGGTTACAGTTTGGGCTGGGGACAAGCAGCAACCTTCCTGCACACAGTGTCAGACCAGTGCCCCATGCACAGCTCACcctccagaagcagcagcatggagGCAAGTCCTCCCGAGGTTGTCAGGCGTGTTGATATCGAAGCCTGCAGACAGCACGTGCTCATTGCTCAGCGAGGAGACGATACTGTACAACTGACCTGGGTGGCAGGAGGGACAGGGTGTCAGGGTGAAGCTTGAGGGTCCCCCGAATGCCCCCGCTGCAGGAGGGGTGGCTGAGCCACTCACCTGAGGAAAGTAGCTTACGACAACAGTCTGAAAATCCAAAGAGAACAGCTAAGTGCAGAGGGAACATGTCATGGATCCCACGCCTGTCAGGAGACAAGAAGGAAGTCAGAATGGATCTTTTCTGCATCctccagcccagggcagggaaagggagtAAGAGTCCTTCCTTACCTTGCAGTGTCAGCACCATTCGTCATCAAAGTACTAATTAGCAGCTCGTGGCCATATCTAGCAGCAACGTGGAGGGGGGTATTGCCGTATTTGTCAGCACAGTCAATCTCACTGCctagaaaggaaaagccaaGTGCTTTGCCAGTGAGTCTCTGCGTTCTAATCCCAAGCCGCCCAAGCTGTTCCGACAGCCACGTCCCTGTCTCAGGGACACGGCTAATAACTTGAGTCCATTCAGCATCATGCAGAATAAGAACTGTAAACTGCTCTCTGAGCTGAAAGGCCACTTGTATCCTGCAAACCCAGGTCATTAGACCTCTCCCTCTTGCTCCAGGAGGGGATGTGTTCAGCCCCAGAGGTCTCCAGCTGAACCCCTGGGGTGTCTGCCAAGCCTCCAGCCCTCTTACAAGAATATTGTCTTTCAGGCTGGACGTGGCAGTGAGAATGTTCTTTGGCCACAGCAGCTCTGACCTGGCTGGAATTTCAGTCCCCTGGTCTGCACTTTGCTGCCCTTGAGAGCATGCACGCTCCCTGCCACCCTCGAGCAGCATAGGGCCACTGGCAACAGCCCCAAGAGCACAGCATGAATTTGAGTGATATCTGTAGAGCTCTTAAACCCTTTGAGCAAACATACAGGGAGGTCCTGGAGGCAGGTGCTGAGAAGCACAAGAAAAGGCTGGGGTAActcagggctggaggaaggagcCGCTCACCGTTCTGAATGAGGATCTGCGAACGCGTGAACCGTCCATGAATGGCAGCCATGTGCAAAGGACTCTTCCCTTCCTTACTCTGTAGAGAGCAGAAGACACGTCACATCAGGATTCCCATCAGCCCCCCCCGAGCTctcccagcaggcagcaggtccccgctccccccatccccaagcTCAATCCTTCAGCGCCAGACCTGAAAGTTGACATCAGCCCCGTTGTTCACGAGGAGCTCTAGGCACAGGGCCCCATTGGTGGAGACGGCAGCAAAGTGCAGAGGGGTGAAGCCCTTCTCGTTAGGCTGATTGACATTGGCGCCGTAATTGACCAGCTCGTTGGCCACGGCATCTTGGCCCATGTAACAGGCAATGTGAAGTGCAGTGTTACCGAAGGAATTTGGTTCATCGATCTGTGGGAGCAACAAACCCCAGAGGATTTGGagattcaggaagaaaaaaaggcagccgAGAACCAGCCAGGGCTCCTGCCACCACCCAGCACCCTCTCATACTCCTGTCTCCAGACCAGCCTGCACCCGAGCCCACCCTGCTCGCAGCCACAGGGGTCTTACCTCAACTCCCAGCCTCAGCAGGTGACGCACGACTTCAATCTGGCCGCTGGCTGCTGCAGTGTGCAGCAGGGTGTAGCCCTTCTTGTCCTTACACATCACATCAGCTCCTCGGGCCACCAGCAGCTTCAGAACTTCCAAATGCCCTGCCCAGGAGACAGCAGTAAGAGCCAGGGGACCCCGGAAAATGAAGACCTGGGCACAGCGGCCTCCGGGGAGCCCCAGCACCCTGAAAGGCAAATCCATAGGCAGCAAGCAATgtgtgagaaaaaaacagaccGATGCTCTTGGGGAAAACCTACCTAGGAAAGCTGCCCAGTGGATGGGCTGGCGGTCCTTCTTGTCGCAAGTACTCAGGCTGGCCCCTTTGTTCAACAGCAGATTCACCATCTGGACAGGAAGAAGTGGTGAGAAAGGCAAGGCTACCATTCCTCCCCACTTGTGCAGGCAGAGGTGCCT
This window of the Buteo buteo chromosome 17, bButBut1.hap1.1, whole genome shotgun sequence genome carries:
- the ANKRD52 gene encoding serine/threonine-protein phosphatase 6 regulatory ankyrin repeat subunit C, with translation MGILSITDQPPLVQAIFNRDIEEVRSLLNQKENINVLDQERRTPLHAAAYIGDVAILELLILSGANVNAKDTVWLTPLHRAAASRNEKALHLLLKHSADVNARDKYWQTPLHVAAANRATKCVEAIIPLLSTVNVADRTGRTALHHAVHSGHLEMVNLLLNKGASLSTCDKKDRQPIHWAAFLGHLEVLKLLVARGADVMCKDKKGYTLLHTAAASGQIEVVRHLLRLGVEIDEPNSFGNTALHIACYMGQDAVANELVNYGANVNQPNEKGFTPLHFAAVSTNGALCLELLVNNGADVNFQSKEGKSPLHMAAIHGRFTRSQILIQNGSEIDCADKYGNTPLHVAARYGHELLISTLMTNGADTARRGIHDMFPLHLAVLFGFSDCCRKLLSSGQLYSIVSSLSNEHVLSAGFDINTPDNLGRTCLHAAASGGNVECLNLLLSSGADLRRRDKFGRTPLHYAAANGSYQCTVTLVTAGASINEADCKGCTALHYAAASDTYRRAETHSGNSHDTDEEPLKESRLKEAFFCLEFLLDNGADPSLRDKQGYTAVHYAAAYGNRQNLELLLEMSFNCLEDVESTIPVSPLHLAAYNGHCEALKTLAETLVNLDVRDHKGRTALYLATERGSTECVEVLTSHGASALVKERKRKWTPLHAAAANGNTDSLHLLIDSGERADITDVMDIHGQTPLMLAIMNGHVDCVHLLLEKGSTADAADKRGRTALHRGAVTGCEDCLAALLDHDAFVLCRDFKGRTPIHFASACGHLEILRTLLQAALSTDPLDSVVDYSGYSPMHWASYSGHEDCLELLLEHNPFAYLEGNPFTPLHCAVINNQDGTAEMLVEALGAKIVNSRDAKGRTPLHAAAFADNIHGLQLLLRHQAEVDMTDKLGRTPLMMASENGHTAAVEFLLYQAKANITVLDVNKNTALHLACSKGHEKCALLILGETQDLGLINASNSALQMPLHIAARNGLASVVQALLSRGATVLAVDEEGHTPALACAPNKDVADCLALILSTMKPFPPKDAISSFSFNLLKNCGIAAKTAACGALPNGSTCPYSKDRHNAIGLDGCYSE